taaaacaaaaagcataGATTTGGGACATAGAACCTGAGACTAAAGAACTGTAACTGATAAATCTGTGACTTTTGTTCATATGCTGTAAGTAGAACAACGTCAAACCTCAATTGTTgcttctttttattattgtcGTTTGTTATTTAAAGATGTCTTCCTCTCGCTATAGTGGGAGGAATCTACACAGTGATCCAGACCAAGGCGAAGATCACGATGGACGAGTGGGGGGAGAACTACTTCATGATGGGGCCGTACTTTGAGCAGAACTTCAAGACACAGGTGGAAGCCTGCGAGCCGCCCAACCCCGCCATCAGGAAGGCCATGGAGTCTCTCATCCACAATGGctgccaggtgtgtgtgtgtatctgtatttgttacctctttagaacATATTCtctcataaacactgaccttgtcaggaccagttgtcctcatggagaccaaaaacctggtcctaatgccagagcctcatttctgaggaactggtgaagCTCAGGGGTtacgatttgaattgtggttaggtgaaggttagggttaggcatggaCTGGTTatggctttgtttaggctgcccAAATGGACAGCGGTGAATTAAAGGCATAGTTTGGGGTATTTTTAAGTGGGGCAGCTTCTTGTGTTGCATTATTAACACTGCTATTCACTTCTTCAGTTTGCTGTCCTGTCCTCAttgacatgaaaacactgtgCAAATCTAGTTCAGATTTTCTTGTTTCTCTCGTTTTAATCTGGCTGTTGACTGACTGCAGgtcacacatgactgtgtcacATATTCTAATACtgaaaatatcaataataataaaaataataatcctaCTACCAATATCATTGATCAGTGGGCTATCCATGTACGCATGAGGCAGCTTTCTCCCCACAGTGAGCATGTGAGCATGGTCACTAGAATGTTCACCTTCTCAACTGCTCGCAATTGCAAGTGTATATTTagtcaatcacatggcagcaactcgtTGTATTTAGGCATGTGGACATgggacctgctgaagttcataCTGAGCATTAGAGGAAGAAATATGTTtcaagtgactttgaacatgccATGAAATATTCCAagttggaaactttccatgggaattaatACATACTTGACATTTTGGAGAATGGGCTTCATGTGGCTTCAGGTTTGTGATGTCCTGTGATAGAGGAATGCACAGTGTAGGGGGTGTGGCCTCAATAGCCCTGCAGTACTGTGAGTAGTGTGTCTGTGATTGAGGAATAGCATTGTTATGCtactgtatttgcatcaaaaCTGATTGTTTTAGCTGAAGATCATGCTACAATATATTATTGACCAACTATATTTCAGTTCCttcaattttgaaaatgtcccGTTAATTCCCATGGAGTATTTCCTATTTTGAAGACCTACGTCCTATTCCTATTGTGCAACCCTAcgtgctgtacagactgtactTGACTtgacatggttgttggtgccagactgTGTCAGCTGGTCTGCTGCGGtctgaaaaagacaaagcaTGGAGTGAGTGTCAGTTGTCTTGTTAATCAGAggagactggtttgaaatgatagaaaaacTAACTCAAAATAACCTGCTTGTTACAGCCAAGGTATGATTAAGGTGATCTGACAACACTCATCATTTTAGGCCTTGTAACAGCAGAAATCCACACCAGGAGCCAGTTTATtaggtgttgttttgttgacctCGTGGCATGTGAAGATGTGCAATGTCTTCCAAACCAACACTGTCACTGCCGAAAGTACAACCAGTGTGGCTTCTCGCGACCCAGTGATGATcagccactagatggcagcaatATACTAGAGACCCTGATGATCCTGGACATTCATTAActgttcagaaaaaaaaacacatacagagaaacacagaaatgtgcCAAATACAGTATCTTATATGtgagatactgtatatgtcaaGCAACTGTGGCTTGTGGTCATCCATTATAAATTTGTGTGTCAGTGGCGAGTCACTGTGAGCGTCTGTGTAAAACACAGACAGGtctgttaaaatgaaaaccCTGCATCATTGGGAGTTAATGCCTCTATTTAAAGCAAGAGTTTGTAGCTTTGCTGGACCTGCTGTAGGTGTAGTACACAATTCAGTGTCTGCAGCTCTCATTCAGTTATACACATTTTCCCACAGTGTCCCTACCCACTCACTACATTTAAGATGCTTTCAGACAGATGTCTCTGTACGGACATTACCAGCTCTCTCGTCAAACCTTTGTACTCATGTGAGAATGTGGCAGCATACTGCAAATTCTGGTTAAGGCACAGCAACGAATGGGCGAGTGTACTTTCTGCACGCACAAGCCATTTGAATCAGCTCGAATGTCCAGCTCCAAATCTGCATACATTATCCCGGGTTCATGAAAATTGTTATACGTGATGCAAGGACAGAGGTCCAGGTGCAGAGTGGGAATAAAAGAGACTCCATTCCTCCTGTTACAAGTCAGTGAGCCATTAAACTGTTAAACTAATGATGTGTTGCAGTGCAGGTTGAGTGACTGTCTTTCTTCGCCACTTAGGGTGGGCATTGAGGTTTCACAACATGACAAATTCGCCCTTATTCAGTTCACTCAACGGTGTGCAGGGCCTATGTATCATGTTTCCCCCCCTCTTACTTGAGTTAATGTGCATCTGAGCTGTAACAATAAGGGTCATTCTTAATAGTGTTGTTTTAAAGCTTTCCTCAAACTAGATTTACTGTGCAAATTATCGATGTGCTTCCCTATTTAACACTGTAATGATTAACCGTAGTTTGATGCATGCCTGTTGGCCCCGCCCTCCTCcgtgctgccactgtatacacacaaatgctccctcagtcaggtctgatattGTTTGACAGCGTCCGTTTTCAAATACAAACGATGTTACATCGTTTACACActgatgaaaagatgaaaagagTATTTTTCTGTAGAAAAAACAAAGTTCTAGTGTCTCATGGggttttctgtgtttatgttgatgCTACAGGTTCATTTTGGACGCTGGCTAATCGAGGGGAGCCCCTATGTGGTCCTGTTTGACATTGGCTCCGCTGCTTGGAACTTGGACCGGTGGAAGGGCGACCTGTGGCACACGTGCCACATTGGCCTGCCGTACCATGACCGCGAGGCCAACGACTCACTCATCCTGGGCTCCTTGATCGCCTGGTTCTTCAAAGAGGTCAGCCCGTGTTTGGTTTGATGTTTTGCTGTCCATAAAGCTTTACAGTAATGTAGTCACAGCGGGCGACCTCATGACCAGTCACCGTTTCATCTGCTATTCCAGCTGACGGACAACCTCGGAGACAAGCCAAATGTAGTTTGCCATTTCCATGAGTGGCAGGCAGGACTTGGGCTTATTCTCTCCCGCTCCCGTAGGATTCCCATGGCAACAGTGTTCACGACGCACGCCACCCTCTTGGGACGATACCTCTGTGCTGGGAATGCTGACTTTTATAACAACCTGGACAAGGTGAGAGTTATTGCAGTACCGACACCTACAGAAGTACTACTTTTTATATAGATGATCATGGTGACAAGAGCAAACATCAGGGCATTACATCAGGGCGTGTGAATCGCAACTTTAATTTgtgcatattatattataacttTTATAAAAGTCTTGGGAAAATTTCAGGAAATGTATTCACGCCAAAAAGTTCTCATACTGTCCCAGGTGTTGTTCCTATTCAGATATCACTCTTTTGCTGAGCACATGTGAACTACAAAGGTGATAAATGCAAAATATCTACAACAGTGACCTATAGCTGTCAAAACAGTTTCCAGCCGGGTATTACGGTCTTCTTTAAGGCATGTCCACCGCAGACCCTCGTTTTATCTGGTCCAGATGTGCCGTTAGACAACcctaaacataaaaaaatccctgaaaaacTCCTTTAAATTTGTGTGGACCAGACAAATTTCCCCTAAAgttcaaaatgtcctcacaaaaatagaaaatagaaattttgtacatttttttggacctcacaaaaatatactaaatacttgtacacacacaagtttgtgcagctatttctctgaggacactgcactgacttgtTTTCCATTTAGGCCAGAAAAGGCcctaaaaaggtaacaaatacaattatactcagtcacacacatacatcagaAAACATaacttgacctttgacccaccAGTTAATCACTTCTGTTATGTAGCAGCCGTCAGATGAATTATCACACTGTAAAGTTCAGGCCAAAACATTTACGGCCACTTAGAGCATCATTAGTGATACCGAGCCGTGTGGACAGGCCAGTGGGACGGTTTTGATTGGGCTCTGCTTTGCCCAAATCTGAAAGGTCAGCGTGGGCCTAAAGGTCACTCACTGTGTGGACGGATAATTGACATGGCCCTTATCTGTCAGTTATCCACTCAGTCTGAGCAGGAAGTCCAGAGGAACTGAGGGATTTACACAGTGTGAATATGCATTTCCAGCTTTGTTGACTGAagagaacaacaaacaaactcaaaatatTATGGAATGAAGAACGATGTCATATAATTAGGACTTGCAGTTATACAAAATATTTCTTCTgtggacattacattgacttacagtCATTTCCTGGATACTTtctctgaccttaaccataactactactgacctaacaacatgtcttcacctgaaaatgtaataattgacattatggggacttactttttgcacacacaattTGATTTCACTGGGGCCATACCAGTCAAATAAtaagcataataacctataaacaataAGAACTCCAAATTTTTCCTTCGTTTCACATTTTATGAAGtctctttttacaaaacaaattatGAACAACCTCAAATTTATTGAGATAAATACCATTAAATGGTAAAGTTAAATATTGCTGATATAGTAGCGAAATGccttaacctaattctaaccacaaccctaaaaccaggtcttaatcctcaaaaagcctgtttAGTAAGCCAGCCGActaaagacatgtacacacccacacacacacactagcccCTTACCCATTACAAATAAATACCTAACCTAAACCAAATTATAACcataaccttaaaaccaggtcttaacccccaaaatgcctgttaaagttgtgaggaccagccaaaatgtcctcactttcccaaaatgtcttcactccctatggtttatacgtattcacaaagatacacacgCAGGGGCCTCAGAcagtcgtcgtcatcatcatcatcatcatcatcacactgacCTTTCACCCACCTGTTAATCATAATTGTTGTGTCATTGTATGTCTGTTATGCTGCAGCTACGCTACTGAAACGGAGCAGAGTGGATCGATAGACAGtgaaaaattataattatttaatagagtgtgtgtgtgtgtgtgtgtgtcatagttCAACGTTGACAAGGAGGCAGGTGAGAGACAGATCTACCATCGCTACTGTCTGGAGAGAGCTGCGGTCCACTGTGCTCACGTCTTCACCACAGTGTCAGAGATCACCGCTGTGGAGGCCAACCACATGCTGCACAGGAGGCCAGGTGGGGAAACTGACATaagtttaaatattaatatttaaacttatgtttaaatatttttattgcaaCGCTCCTTTTGCTGTCTTGATGGTACAGATGTGGTGACCCCAAACGGGCTGAACGTGAAGAAGTTCTCAGCCATGCACGAGTTTCAAAACCTGCACTCCACCAGCAAGGCACGCATCCAGGAGTTTATCAGAGGACACTTTTATGggtatatatgtttttttttatttctcctatTTCTGGACTCATCATCATCTAAAAAGGATGTACGTGGGTTGTAACTACCGCTTGTCTTCTCACAGTCACCTCGACTTCAACCTGGATAAAacccttttcttctttattgCTGGCCGCTATGAGTTCTCCAACAAGGGAGCTGATATTTTCCTCGAGTCACTGTCCAGACTAAACTACCTACTGCAGGTAGGATGAAAGCACTGGTGTCATGTCCTCCTGACACTGTAACGATGGGGAAGGCGGTTTAGCTTGTCTCCTCCATTGTCACATCAAAACAATGTACTGTACCAtcactgtgttatttttctgaTGGACCAAAAagcattcaaagtgaatctAAGACCAGTATTTATTTCAGACAGTCTGATGTGCTTCTTGGCTGTATATTAAGTTATATTGagttcatttttacatttctgtataGAATGCATTCTTGTCCAAGTCTTTAAttcagtgtttcctgtgtgttaAAGCAGGGcaatatgtaaaacatgcagagcagtGGTCCCCAAGGACCAAGGTTGAGAATCACCAATATTAGTCCTGTCTCCACTCAACGTCCTgttctctccttcctcccctTCCTTACTCTCTCCACAGGTCCACAAAAACGATGTAACAGTGGTGGTGTTTTTCATAATGCCAGCACAAACCAACAACTTCAATGTGGAGTCACTGAAGGGCCAAGCGATACGCAAACAGCTCTGGTATGTCACACTGTAGCTTGAATTACAGTACATTGATAATAGTGGCAAACAGAATATTCCAGGTATAAGGATGAAGCAGGTAGGCAGCAAACATCACTTCAAgtacttaaagggatagttcagatgTTTGAACATTAAGTTGTATGACACAGAACCCAGGAGAAGAGTGGTTGCAATAAATGATGCACGTCATTTAATTAAGCTCCGGTTCGGAGCTGAGAAAAGTAGTTATGGGAGAGAGCTTGGGTCACATAACTAACCGCATGCATATGTTATGTCCACTCAGCTCCCTCCACAATCACTTATCAACTGTTTACAGGAAATAAAATCTTGGTTGACCTCTAACCTGCTCCAACTAAACAGCCGGAAGACAGAGTTGATTGTGGTGGGTTCGCAACCtgggtgtcattttggactcaACTCCatcatttgacacacacatcaaatctgtcccaaaatctgtatttttccaCCTCAAAAATATCTCCCGACTCCGACCATCGCTCACTGACTCTGTCCCTGAGACCCTCATCCATTCCTTCATCACATCACGCCTGGACTACTGTAATGCCGTCCTGTTTGGGGTCCTGAAGAAAACCCTGGATAGGCTCCAACAcgtccagaactctgctgctaGGGTTCTCACTCGGACCAAACCTTGGCAACACATCACCCCCACACTGAAACAACTGCACTGGCCCCCCATTAAGTTCCGGATCGCTTTCAAGCTTCTCCTCCTTTGCTATAAGTCTCTCCATAAACTTGCTCCACATTATCTGTCCGACCTCCTCCATGTGCACTGTCCCTCCCGGAACCTACGACCAGGCACCAACTCTGGAGTCATTTAAATCGCTGTTGAAGCTACACCTGCTCCTGCAAGTTTTTGCCACCTGATTGTTTGTTAGAGTATCTGTCCTCAACTGTACAGAGACCTTGGGTTTTGTAACGGGAatttctcctctctgcagcttCAGGGGCCGTCCACGCGGCAGACACTAGAACGCGTCCTGTCTgagatatcacacacacacgggtggaAAAAAAGGGATGAATCCTAAAATATAGACAGGAGAAAACGAAATCTTTTCAGTGATTGTGTTCCGCACACAGTCGGCTGCActgcacatctgtgtgtgtgtgtatgcgtgtgtgtgtggctccaaacttaaacaaacagacattatgtccctttctttcccccggCTTTGTTCATTGTGTCTGTCTACTCTGAAACACCGTGAACTGTGCGGCTGTCCGGCGTAGGGATATGGACCAAAAAATAGTGCCAGATTGACAGTGCGATCCGACATACTGATGGACAGAagttttattgttcaaatgtgttaacatAAACACTTTCTCTGCTCCAAACCGGGGCGAGATCTCTGAACCGGAGCCTCGTTAAATGTTTCAGCAACGTTGCATCCACTTTCCTCCTGGGGTCTGTGTCATACAACTTAATGTTCAAAATCCAAATTATCCCTTCAAGGAACACCTGCCCACCTGCTGTCATGTGATCAATTATATGGCAGCAGTGCAGTGTATAAAAATCAGGAGTTCCAGTTAACGTTACTGTTAAATCCAAACATCTGACTGATGATCTCTGTGACTTTGACTCAACATTGTTGGTGTCAGTTTGGCTGGTTACATTGTTTGTGTTCTCTTGAAGATAAAACCTAAACTAGTCTAAGTCTGGAATTAAATGTGTTAGGGATTAGTGATGCGTTTCTCAGGCTGGTTTCCATTTTCCTCTGACAGGGACACCGCTCACATTGTGAAAGAGAAGTTTGGAAAGAAGCTGTATGATGCTCTGTTAAAGTAAGTATGTGTGAACCCACAGCGTTCTTGACGAGATTACATTGATCTCAAACGGCTGCACGGCTCTGTGATTCTCTGTATGAAGACTATGTTTTgtgctctgtcctctgtccctccTCAGAGGGAGCATCCCTGACATGAACTCCATCCTGGAGCGAGACGACTTCACCATGATGAAGAGAGCCATCTACGCCACTCAGGTACTGCAGCCTGTTTGTGCTgcagatttgtgtttgtgtagtactcgcatacacacacacgcctatacagtacatatacacagGGGTTTCGAGTATGAGGGCAATACTGATGGTGAGGGAGCAAAGGGAGAGGACCTTAAGTGGGAAATTAATGTTTCCCCTTTTATCCAACTCTAAAGATTGTCTGACAAAACTCCCATACTACACATGATCAGGTCACATGatcctgtgtgtatatataaggaTATGTAATCTCGAAAAAGAAAATTTTTTTGCTCAATATTCTACATTAGCAAAATAGCTGGTGACTGGTGATGGAGCAGTTTTGGCTGTTTATATACCATGGTATATTTATTGTATACTTTGATGTTTTTATCGGAAAAATGATCGTTTTAAGCAAGACTGCATATAGTGTACAGTAACAAAATGAGTAGCTAAATCTGCGTTTTGGTAAGAGGGTGTGGCGGTTTCTCTCCATTTAAACAGGCCGTGATTTCTAATCActaattgattgattatttttaaGGCTGATCGTAGGTATCAGACCAACACTGAGACGGAACCCCCTGGTTGGGGAGAAGGAAGGATGTTAGGGCGGTGGGAGGAAGAAGGCTGAGGGAGGCTTGGTCGGGATATATAAAAGTTTGGGTAGTAATTGAATTGTTAAACCTACTTTAATCAATCACCTTAATTTAATCCTCTAACACCAGGACTTCCTTTCGTGTGTGGTTTGCACAGAGATGACATACacaatatttacacaaacacacgtatgTTTTTGTATAGATTATTACTAACAACACACATATAAGAATATTTATGTACGTGTATGTGAATGCATCCTTACTATAAATTatatattgacattttacatgtaTGTTATATTGTATCTATGTATAGAAAATAGCAGGTAGACGATGCTGCGGAAGATGGATCTCCATACTCTTTTAGACTGTAATTTTATGAATGGCTGAGACATTTCCTCAGCAGTGGTCGATGTGAGCGATGGCCTCTGCTCTAGATGAATTACAGGAAGACCTGAGGGGGGGATCCCATGGAGCACATAGCATGAATGAACGTCACAGCTTAGTTTGATTACCTTCCTCTGGCCCAGACAGTGGGTCAATAGCCTTGCTGTGTCCAGGTGATGTATGTTACAGCATGCAGTTACAAGCTCTGAGTCCACACAAAAGGTCTCCctcaattaaattaatttatgcCAACGTCAATATTTCAGGGGCTGGAAATGAAGTGTGAGTGCTATCGACTACTAGTGTGAGGAAGGTGATGGATAGGAGGCTCACGATGACTGCTGATTGGACCGTGTTGCTCTTGTGATTACTTCTCagtttgtcatttatttcattggTCGCCCTCTTCATTTGTCTTGCACTCCCACTTTTATATTACGGCCTTGTTTATTTCACAAACTTCCAAGAGCAGCTATAGGAAGGATATTGTGCTGTATAGTCGCTCCACCTTTAAATATTTGAAGTGTCACTGCACCTGTAcgtccattattttttttattggtatATTCTGTTTCCGTGTATGTTAAACTGTCAAATTACCCTCCCGACAGGTGGAGTTTAATTGTTGGGATTGCCAGCATGTGTGTGAAGTAGATTATAAATTAGTGTCAGTGTCACAATGTTTCTgtcatcataaaaacaaatcataaaaacaagtt
The nucleotide sequence above comes from Solea senegalensis isolate Sse05_10M linkage group LG3, IFAPA_SoseM_1, whole genome shotgun sequence. Encoded proteins:
- the gys2 gene encoding glycogen [starch] synthase, liver, whose amino-acid sequence is MPLSRSLSMTSLSGVLPAWEEDELPVEDLLLFEVAWEVTNKVGGIYTVIQTKAKITMDEWGENYFMMGPYFEQNFKTQVEACEPPNPAIRKAMESLIHNGCQVHFGRWLIEGSPYVVLFDIGSAAWNLDRWKGDLWHTCHIGLPYHDREANDSLILGSLIAWFFKELTDNLGDKPNVVCHFHEWQAGLGLILSRSRRIPMATVFTTHATLLGRYLCAGNADFYNNLDKFNVDKEAGERQIYHRYCLERAAVHCAHVFTTVSEITAVEANHMLHRRPDVVTPNGLNVKKFSAMHEFQNLHSTSKARIQEFIRGHFYGHLDFNLDKTLFFFIAGRYEFSNKGADIFLESLSRLNYLLQVHKNDVTVVVFFIMPAQTNNFNVESLKGQAIRKQLWDTAHIVKEKFGKKLYDALLKGSIPDMNSILERDDFTMMKRAIYATQRHSLPPVTTHNMLEDSTDPILTNVRRIGLFNSRSDRVKIIFHPEFLSSTSPLLPMDYEDFVRGCNLGVFPSYYEPWGYTPGECTVMGIPSVTTNLSGFGCFMEEHVSDPAAYGIYIVDRRFCSPEETCNQLTQYMFSFCQQSRRQRIIQRNRTERLSDLLDWRFLGRFYVHARHLALSRAFPEKYTMDPITLKTEGYRYPRPYSVPPSPSASVHSTPHHSDEEEDEYNDDEHEPYDEDLEAERDRLNIKAPFVLGAVPN